GAATTTGGGATTAATACCGGTATCGCTTTTCAGATAAAAGATGATATTCTCGATTATGACGCTTCGATTACGGGAAAACCCAAAGGAGCTGACCTGAAGGAGAAAAAACTCACATTGCCATTGATTTATGCGTTGAATGTTGCCGATGCAGCTGAAAGAAGACATATCAGAAAAATTATTTCCGAAGGAAAACTTAGTTCTGTGGATTTTACGGAAATCAAGAATTTTATTGACTCAAAAGGTGGATTTGACTATGCTGCCGAAAGAATGATGGAGTATAAGGATAAAGCTGAAAACTCAATCATTGCTTATCCTGATTCGGAGTACAGGAATTCACTGGTAAAACTTCTTGAATTTGTAGTCAACAGAAATAACTGAACTGGTTCGGTTGGGGAATTGCAATTTGATAAAAATCATTTAAGAGTTAAAAAAAGTATTCAATGCATTAATTCAAATAATTTACTTTTGAAATTTGATAAATTCAGGTATTACATTTTAAATTAGAAAAATTCTATGGGAAATAATAACGATTCCGGCAATGACAAATCAAGAAGGAATTTTTTAAAGAATTTCGGACTAACTGTTGGAGTTGGAGCCCTTGCTGCCGGAGGCTCTCTATATGTAGCCAATCAGGTACAAAAGAAAAAAGGTAAAAAAGTCAAGGTATTAACACAGGACGGACAATTGGCAGAGGTCGAAGCTACCGAACTCAGCCTGACCCCGAAAGAAGAACTTGAACGCAATCAAAAGCGGGGTTTTGAAGGCTTAAAAGGCCGGAAATGGGTAATGGTGATTGATCTGGCCAAATGCAGAAATGCAAGAATGTGTATTGCTGCCTGTCAGACAGCACATCACCTCAGGCCTGAGCAATATCACATTAATACACTCATCATGCAGGACAGCAAAGACACCAAACCTTATTTTATGCCGAAACCCTGTTATCATTGCGACAACCCGCCCTGTACAAAAGTATGTCCTGTGAATGCAACATGGAAGCGCTCTGATGGCATCGTACTCATTGATAATGAAAGATGTATAGGCTGCCGGTTCTGTATGGCTGCCTGCCCTTATTCCGCACGTGTCTTTCATTGGTTTGAACCGCTGAAAGTAGAAGGCGATGAAGACAGGGTTTATGATGTTGAGCTTAATGTTCCGCAGAAAAAGGGAACTATTACCAAATGCCTTTTCAGTGCCGACAGGCTTCGTCAGGGCAAACTGCCTTACTGTGTGTCAGCCTGCCCGAATGGTGTTTATTGGTTTGGTGATAAAAATGAAGATGCTGTTACCAACGGCACTACAGGTGAAACCGTCAGCTTCAGTGAATTAATTCGTGAAAATGCAGGTTACACTGTCCACGAAGAGTTAGGTACAAAACCCCAGGTGTTTTATCTGCCGGCTAAAAACAGGCTTTTCCCCTTTCAACATGAAGGAAAAACTGAACTTGAAGATACTGAACACATTTGATAAAAACTAAATCTTATACTTATGAGTGAAATCCATGTACAGGAAGATTCAAAAAAGATTCTTCACCAGATAGAAGAAGATTTATACCGTCCTATTAAGAAACATGATCAGGGAAGTGTTGCCTGGCTTGTATTTGTGCTGACAATTGTGGCTGTTGGATTTTATGCATGGACACATCAGCTGAAAGTAGGACTGGGTGTTACCGGCTTACGGGACTATGTTTCATGGGGGATGTATCTCGGAAATTTTGTTTTTTTTGTTGCCGTCAGTCTCATTGGAATGCTGATCAGCTCTGTTTTACAACTACTTGGTTATAAATGGGTTACCCCTATTACACGTATTGCTGAACAAATTGCCATTGCAGCTGTTGCCCTTGCCGGTATCATCATTATCATGGACATGGGGCGTCCCGACAGGGTGTTGAACGTTATTAAAAATGCACGTTTTGCTTCTCCTATTCTCTGGGATGTTACTGTTATTACTACTTATCTGACTATCAGTGTGTTACTGATTTATCTTCCGCTGATTCCCGATTTAGCCATGATGAGCAAACGACTCACAGGTATTCCCCTCTGGCAAAGGAAAACATACCAGATTCTTTCTCTCAACTGGAATGGTAATGAACAACAGATGCAGATACTTAAAAAAGCCATCCGTATTTTACTTATCCTCATTAT
This portion of the Sphingobacteriales bacterium genome encodes:
- a CDS encoding 4Fe-4S dicluster domain-containing protein, encoding MGNNNDSGNDKSRRNFLKNFGLTVGVGALAAGGSLYVANQVQKKKGKKVKVLTQDGQLAEVEATELSLTPKEELERNQKRGFEGLKGRKWVMVIDLAKCRNARMCIAACQTAHHLRPEQYHINTLIMQDSKDTKPYFMPKPCYHCDNPPCTKVCPVNATWKRSDGIVLIDNERCIGCRFCMAACPYSARVFHWFEPLKVEGDEDRVYDVELNVPQKKGTITKCLFSADRLRQGKLPYCVSACPNGVYWFGDKNEDAVTNGTTGETVSFSELIRENAGYTVHEELGTKPQVFYLPAKNRLFPFQHEGKTELEDTEHI